In the genome of Streptomyces sp. P3, the window GTACGGATAACTGTCCTGTGGCTTCTCGTGCAAGGTGAATCGTTGCCATCCGAGCAGCGTCAGTGTCTCGGAAGGTACGAGAAGCCCGGTCTCTTCGCTGATTTCTCTCGCTGCCGCACGCCGGGCGTCCTCGCCCGGGTCGATGTGGCCGCCGGGCACGTCCCAGCCCCGGCCGGGAAGGTTGACGTGCGTCAGCAGCAGGCGGCCTTGAGCTTCGGATACGAGGGCGAAGGCCGCGGTGGTCAGGTGCTGGGGCGGGGAGAAGTCTGCGGGGACCACCTCCATCAGATGCGGCACCGGGATCCATGGGGCGCTGCCGGTGGCGATGACCTCCTCCGTCATAGGTTCGCTCGCAGGGTGTCGACCAGCGTGGTCGTGGAGTACGGCGCAATCCGGTCGATCGCGTGTACGTGTGCCGCGACCTCGACGGCGGACGCCACTTCACTCGGGTACGCGGTGATGCTTGCGCGCGCGGTGGCGAAGACCTGCGGACGCAGGAAGCGGATCTGGCGGTCGGCGGTG includes:
- a CDS encoding NUDIX hydrolase, which translates into the protein MTEEVIATGSAPWIPVPHLMEVVPADFSPPQHLTTAAFALVSEAQGRLLLTHVNLPGRGWDVPGGHIDPGEDARRAAAREISEETGLLVPSETLTLLGWQRFTLHEKPQDSYPYPFPVSYTLMFTAQTGLADPPVAPPRDSECGPAGWFTPAQVRQRCATCTWLPFLALLREARHPADVSSD